In a genomic window of Lacrimispora sp. BS-2:
- a CDS encoding DEAD/DEAH box helicase, translating to METVRFDELQLDERILRAVADMGFEEASPIQAQAIPVQAEGRDIIGQAQTGTGKTAAFGIPLLQKIDPKVKKLQAVALCPTRELAIQVADEVRRLAKYMHGVKVLPIYGGQDIVKQIRSLKDGTQIIIGTPGRVMDHMRRKTVKFEHVHTVIMDEADEMLNMGFLEDMETILSQLPEERQTVMFSATMPPAIMEIARKFQQEPVIVKVVKKELTVPKVTQYYYEVKPKSKVEVMCRLLDMYAPKLSVVFCNTKKQVDELVQALQGRGYFAEGLHGDLKQIQRDRVMNSFRNGKTEILVATDVAARGIDVDDVEAVFNYDLPQDDEYYVHRIGRTGRAGREGIAFSFVVGKEVYKLRDIQRYCKTKIIPQAIPSLNDVTAIKVDKILENVVGTIGDTDLSKMVNIIEKKLLEEDYTSLDLAAALLKMMMGEENEDIIDARQPRSLDELDSFYGGGSRGRSSRSGNGNSRGGRYDSPREDMARLFINIGKNQNVKPGDILGAIAGESGMPGKMVGSIDMYDKYTFVEVPRESADAVLQAMKDVKIKGKNIHMEKANGKGR from the coding sequence ATGGAGACAGTTAGATTTGATGAATTACAGCTAGATGAAAGAATTCTGCGGGCAGTAGCAGATATGGGATTTGAAGAGGCATCTCCTATTCAGGCCCAGGCCATTCCGGTTCAGGCAGAGGGAAGGGATATTATTGGGCAGGCTCAGACTGGAACAGGAAAAACAGCAGCCTTTGGCATCCCTCTGTTGCAGAAAATTGATCCCAAGGTGAAAAAGCTTCAAGCGGTTGCCCTCTGTCCAACCAGAGAGCTTGCTATTCAGGTGGCAGATGAAGTCCGCAGGCTTGCAAAATATATGCACGGTGTGAAGGTTCTTCCGATTTATGGAGGCCAAGACATTGTAAAACAGATCCGTTCTTTAAAAGACGGTACTCAGATCATCATCGGAACTCCGGGACGTGTTATGGACCATATGCGGAGAAAGACCGTGAAATTCGAACACGTTCATACTGTAATCATGGATGAAGCCGATGAGATGTTAAATATGGGATTCCTGGAGGATATGGAAACCATTTTAAGCCAGCTTCCGGAAGAGCGGCAGACCGTTATGTTCTCCGCTACCATGCCGCCGGCTATCATGGAGATTGCCAGAAAGTTCCAGCAGGAACCGGTGATTGTCAAGGTGGTAAAAAAGGAGCTGACCGTTCCAAAGGTAACCCAGTATTATTATGAAGTAAAACCTAAGAGCAAGGTAGAGGTTATGTGCCGTCTCCTGGACATGTATGCGCCGAAGCTGTCTGTTGTTTTCTGTAATACCAAAAAGCAGGTAGACGAGCTGGTACAGGCCCTTCAGGGACGTGGATATTTTGCGGAAGGACTTCATGGAGATTTAAAGCAGATCCAGCGTGACAGGGTCATGAACAGCTTCCGTAACGGTAAGACGGAGATCCTTGTGGCAACTGATGTTGCAGCCCGGGGAATCGACGTAGACGACGTTGAGGCGGTATTTAATTACGACCTTCCCCAGGATGACGAATATTATGTTCACAGAATTGGCCGTACAGGCCGTGCAGGCCGTGAGGGGATTGCTTTCAGCTTTGTAGTGGGCAAGGAAGTTTATAAGCTTCGTGACATTCAGCGCTACTGCAAGACAAAGATCATTCCTCAGGCAATTCCATCCTTAAATGACGTAACTGCCATTAAGGTGGATAAGATTCTGGAAAATGTGGTGGGCACTATCGGTGATACAGATTTAAGCAAGATGGTGAACATCATTGAAAAGAAGCTTTTGGAAGAGGATTACACCTCTCTTGATCTGGCCGCAGCCCTGCTGAAAATGATGATGGGCGAGGAAAATGAGGATATCATTGATGCAAGACAGCCTCGTTCCCTTGATGAGCTGGACAGCTTCTACGGTGGCGGAAGCCGTGGCCGCAGCAGCAGAAGCGGAAATGGAAACAGCCGGGGAGGAAGATACGATTCTCCCAGAGAGGATATGGCCCGTCTGTTCATTAATATCGGAAAGAACCAGAACGTGAAGCCGGGAGATATCCTGGGTGCCATTGCAGGAGAATCCGGTATGCCAGGAAAGATGGTCGGAAGCATTGATATGTATGACAAGTATACATTTGTTGAGGTGCCGAGAGAAAGCGCTGACGCTGTGTTACAGGCCATGAAGGATGTTAAGATCAAAGGAAAAAATATCCATATGGAAAAAGCCAACGGAAAAGGCAGATAA
- the rlmD gene encoding 23S rRNA (uracil(1939)-C(5))-methyltransferase RlmD, which produces MAEWKKNDRIEVMIEDMSETGEGIGKTDGFIWFIKDTVMGDKVQAKVMKTKKSYGFAKLERITEPSVNRVTPRCPVAGPCGGCQLQAMDYEEQLRYKERKIYNNITRIGGFSEVPMLPIMGMDEPWRYRNKAQFPWGLDKDGNIIVGFYAGRTHSIIGCEDCLLGAEENQEVLKRIKAHMERYHLQPYDEATHKGLIRHTLIRKGFRTGELMVCQVINGKSLPHSGELVESLLEIPDMTSISFNVNKDRTNVILGDRVENLYGPGYITDYIGEVKYRISPLSFYQVNPVQTEKLYGTALEYAGLTGGETVWDLYCGIGTISLFLAQKAKKVYGVEIVPQAIEDARENARLNGLDNVEFFVGKAEEVLPEQYEKNHVYADVIVVDPPRKGCDETCLETIVKMAPKRVVYVSCDSATLARDMKYLAERGYVAEKVRGCDMFPQGLHTESIVLLKRKFTDAGKISTEQAKLHAETEFEKY; this is translated from the coding sequence ATGGCAGAGTGGAAAAAGAATGATCGAATAGAAGTAATGATTGAAGATATGAGCGAAACCGGGGAAGGGATCGGCAAGACCGATGGATTTATCTGGTTTATTAAAGATACAGTTATGGGAGATAAGGTCCAGGCCAAGGTGATGAAGACCAAAAAGTCTTATGGGTTTGCAAAGCTGGAACGGATCACTGAGCCGTCTGTAAACCGTGTGACGCCCAGGTGTCCGGTTGCAGGCCCATGCGGAGGCTGCCAGCTTCAGGCAATGGATTATGAGGAGCAGCTTCGGTATAAGGAGCGGAAGATCTATAACAATATCACCAGGATCGGCGGCTTTTCTGAGGTTCCCATGCTGCCTATCATGGGTATGGACGAGCCATGGAGGTACCGGAATAAGGCGCAGTTTCCATGGGGGCTGGATAAAGATGGGAATATTATTGTGGGGTTTTATGCGGGGCGGACTCATTCCATTATAGGCTGTGAGGACTGCCTTCTGGGGGCAGAGGAGAACCAGGAGGTTTTAAAGCGGATAAAGGCGCATATGGAGCGGTATCATCTGCAGCCTTATGACGAAGCCACACATAAGGGGCTGATCCGCCATACTTTGATCCGCAAAGGATTCCGGACCGGAGAACTTATGGTCTGTCAGGTTATTAATGGAAAGAGCCTGCCACACAGCGGGGAGCTGGTGGAAAGTCTTCTGGAAATTCCGGATATGACCAGTATTTCCTTTAATGTCAATAAAGACAGGACTAATGTGATTTTAGGTGACCGGGTGGAAAATCTTTATGGGCCAGGGTATATCACGGATTATATTGGAGAGGTGAAATACCGTATTTCTCCCCTGTCCTTTTATCAGGTGAATCCGGTGCAGACGGAAAAGCTTTATGGCACTGCCCTTGAGTATGCGGGGCTGACAGGCGGGGAAACAGTTTGGGATCTTTACTGCGGGATCGGGACCATCTCTCTTTTTCTGGCTCAAAAGGCAAAAAAGGTGTATGGAGTGGAGATCGTACCCCAGGCTATTGAGGATGCCAGGGAAAATGCAAGATTAAATGGTCTGGACAATGTGGAGTTCTTTGTTGGGAAGGCGGAAGAGGTTCTGCCGGAGCAGTATGAGAAGAATCATGTGTATGCGGATGTGATTGTGGTGGATCCTCCCAGAAAGGGATGCGATGAGACTTGTTTGGAGACCATTGTAAAGATGGCGCCGAAGAGAGTGGTGTATGTGAGCTGTGATTCGGCTACTTTGGCAAGGGATATGAAGTATCTGGCGGAGAGAGGGTATGTGGCGGAGAAGGTCAGAGGGTGTGATATGTTTCCTCAGGGGCTGCATACAGAAAGTATCGTGTTGTTAAAAAGGAAATTCACAGATGCAGGAAAAATCAGTACAGAGCAAGCAAAGCTCCATGCAGAAACGGAATTTGAAAAATACTGA
- a CDS encoding virulence RhuM family protein, with the protein MDNRGEIIIYQTEDGLTKINVNMQNETVWLPLEQMADLFQRDKSTISRHIKNIFDEGELVRSSVVAKFATTASDGKTYQVEYYNLDVVISVGYRVKSQRGVQFRIWAASILKEYIKKGFAMDDERLKELGGGGYFKELLERIRDIRASEKVFYRQVLEIYATSVDYNPKAEVSVQFFKKVQNKIHYAVSGETAAEAIYHRADAEKDFMGLMTFSGDQPTLREAKIAKNYLNEKELRAMGQLVSGYLDFAERQAERGIPMTMDDWAKHLDGILTSTGENLLTGNGTVSHLQAMEKVQTEYKRYKTKTLSNVEKDYLDSIKSLEQKGKNNNSGI; encoded by the coding sequence GTGGACAATCGTGGAGAAATTATAATCTATCAGACGGAAGACGGCCTGACGAAGATAAATGTCAATATGCAGAATGAAACTGTGTGGTTGCCTTTGGAACAGATGGCTGATTTGTTTCAAAGAGATAAATCCACAATTTCAAGGCATATTAAAAATATTTTTGATGAAGGTGAATTGGTTAGAAGTTCAGTTGTTGCAAAATTTGCAACAACTGCTTCTGATGGGAAGACATATCAGGTTGAATATTACAATCTTGATGTTGTCATCTCTGTCGGGTATCGTGTGAAATCTCAGCGTGGCGTACAGTTTCGTATATGGGCAGCAAGTATATTAAAGGAATATATTAAAAAAGGCTTTGCGATGGATGATGAGCGCCTGAAGGAATTGGGCGGTGGCGGCTATTTCAAGGAACTGCTTGAAAGAATTCGAGATATCCGGGCGTCCGAAAAGGTGTTTTACCGTCAGGTACTCGAAATCTATGCAACCAGTGTTGATTACAATCCCAAGGCAGAGGTATCCGTTCAATTTTTTAAGAAAGTACAGAATAAAATTCATTATGCCGTTTCCGGAGAAACTGCAGCTGAGGCAATTTACCATCGTGCGGATGCAGAAAAAGATTTTATGGGACTGATGACGTTTTCAGGTGACCAGCCTACACTGCGTGAAGCAAAAATAGCAAAGAATTATCTGAATGAAAAAGAACTGCGAGCTATGGGGCAACTTGTTTCTGGATATTTGGATTTTGCGGAGAGGCAGGCAGAAAGAGGAATCCCCATGACAATGGATGATTGGGCAAAACATCTTGATGGGATTTTGACTTCGACGGGAGAGAATCTCCTTACAGGAAATGGAACCGTTAGCCATCTTCAGGCTATGGAAAAGGTACAGACAGAATACAAGAGATATAAGACAAAAACGCTCAGTAACGTGGAGAAAGATTACTTGGATAGCATAAAGTCATTAGAACAAAAAGGTAAAAACAATAATTCTGGAATTTAA
- a CDS encoding ABC transporter substrate-binding protein, which yields MRNKKRIANLLLAIMLLFTLTGCGSNVKNESTGRKDVEKIIEDNVDNTAHNQEDSSSEESTAKEKRTEYPVTITTYGTDGKELITTYEKAPEKVLAVYQGSIETLLALGLEEPIVATAGLDNEVPDSLKAAFSKTNYLDEFTPSLETVTMLEPDMILSWGSLFKEKTLGDASAWIEKGTNTYINSNTRLATGEVSYDRTLENEYKDILNLGVIFDVQDKAESIVKDMKDTVEAVTEVASKQEKKPSVLILESYDSTFTNYGASSLGGDMVTALGGILAKEDGSDLGKEDIIALNPDVIFVVYMPYEGDDAEKLKQEKLDVFLKDESLASLSAVQNSRVVPIMLSEMYASTTRTKDGIVTLARGLYPNIEIK from the coding sequence ATGAGAAACAAGAAAAGAATTGCCAATTTATTATTGGCTATCATGCTTTTATTCACATTGACAGGCTGTGGATCAAATGTAAAGAATGAAAGTACTGGAAGAAAAGATGTAGAAAAAATTATCGAAGATAATGTGGATAATACCGCACATAACCAAGAAGATTCAAGTAGTGAAGAAAGTACAGCGAAGGAAAAAAGAACAGAGTATCCGGTAACTATAACTACATATGGAACCGATGGAAAAGAATTAATAACTACTTATGAGAAGGCACCTGAAAAAGTACTGGCCGTATATCAAGGAAGTATTGAGACCTTATTAGCATTAGGTCTTGAAGAACCCATAGTTGCAACGGCCGGATTAGATAATGAGGTACCAGATTCCTTAAAAGCTGCATTTTCAAAAACAAACTATTTGGATGAATTTACTCCTTCATTAGAAACAGTAACAATGCTGGAACCAGATATGATTTTATCATGGGGTTCTCTTTTCAAAGAAAAGACATTGGGAGATGCATCGGCTTGGATAGAAAAAGGCACGAATACTTATATTAATAGTAATACAAGACTAGCTACTGGAGAGGTTTCTTATGATAGAACACTGGAAAATGAGTACAAGGATATTTTAAACTTGGGTGTAATTTTTGATGTACAAGATAAAGCTGAGTCCATTGTAAAGGATATGAAGGATACAGTTGAAGCAGTAACAGAAGTAGCATCAAAACAGGAGAAAAAACCATCTGTCCTAATCTTAGAGTCCTATGATTCTACTTTTACAAATTATGGGGCAAGTAGTTTAGGTGGTGATATGGTTACTGCTTTAGGTGGTATATTAGCCAAAGAAGATGGCAGTGATTTAGGGAAAGAAGATATAATAGCTTTAAATCCAGATGTAATTTTTGTTGTATATATGCCTTATGAAGGAGACGATGCAGAAAAATTAAAACAGGAAAAATTAGATGTATTTCTTAAAGATGAGTCCTTGGCAAGTTTAAGTGCTGTACAAAACAGTAGAGTGGTGCCAATTATGTTAAGTGAAATGTATGCAAGTACGACTCGAACTAAAGATGGTATTGTGACTCTTGCCCGGGGATTATATCCAAATATTGAAATAAAATAG
- a CDS encoding iron ABC transporter permease, whose product MKTGKKTGNLFWGLCYLGLIMVLILSVLTAITFGNAEITVSQVYGVIFYKLFHLEQYEAFSSGAIHDVVWLIRFPRVLLAIGIGIGLSVCGDVMQAVVKNPLADPYVLGISSGASFGATLAIMLGIGSLFGNNFIGVMAFLGALGSSFLVISLSNIRGKAKTGKLILAGMAVSSICSAFSNFVLYIANDRNATTEVAFWTMGSLAGAKWDIVKVVLPIMILGALFFWTQSRNLNLMLLGEDTAITLGTDLRAVRILYLILVSIMVGFSVYSSGIIGFVGLIIPHAVRMVTGTDHKKLIPTSALVGSIFLVWADVVSRVILKHSELPIGILISLIGAPCFVILMLRKSYGIGRKKT is encoded by the coding sequence ATGAAAACAGGAAAAAAGACAGGAAACTTATTTTGGGGCCTATGTTATCTGGGATTGATTATGGTGCTCATACTTTCGGTGCTGACTGCAATTACCTTTGGGAATGCAGAAATCACAGTCAGCCAGGTCTATGGGGTTATATTTTACAAATTATTTCATTTAGAACAATACGAGGCATTCTCGTCAGGTGCAATTCATGATGTTGTGTGGTTGATCCGTTTTCCCAGGGTACTACTTGCAATCGGGATTGGAATTGGACTATCTGTCTGTGGAGACGTTATGCAGGCAGTTGTAAAAAATCCTTTGGCTGATCCCTATGTATTAGGAATTTCCTCAGGAGCTTCTTTTGGGGCAACGCTGGCAATTATGTTGGGAATAGGAAGTCTATTTGGTAATAATTTTATAGGAGTTATGGCCTTTTTGGGTGCTCTTGGTTCTTCCTTCCTGGTAATTAGCTTATCTAACATCAGAGGAAAAGCAAAGACAGGAAAACTTATATTAGCGGGAATGGCAGTTAGCTCCATTTGTTCTGCCTTTTCCAATTTTGTGCTATATATTGCAAATGATCGAAATGCTACAACAGAAGTTGCTTTCTGGACTATGGGTAGTTTAGCCGGTGCAAAATGGGACATTGTCAAGGTGGTATTACCAATTATGATTTTAGGAGCTTTGTTTTTCTGGACACAATCAAGGAATCTCAATCTAATGCTATTAGGGGAAGATACGGCAATTACACTGGGAACAGACCTAAGAGCTGTAAGAATACTATACCTTATATTGGTATCTATTATGGTGGGGTTTTCCGTTTATTCTTCTGGTATAATCGGGTTTGTGGGATTAATTATCCCCCATGCAGTTCGTATGGTCACTGGAACTGATCATAAGAAATTAATACCAACTAGTGCGCTTGTAGGAAGTATATTCCTGGTATGGGCAGATGTAGTAAGCCGGGTCATACTAAAACATTCCGAGTTGCCAATCGGAATATTAATTTCTTTAATAGGTGCGCCTTGTTTTGTAATTTTAATGTTACGCAAGTCATATGGAATTGGAAGGAAGAAAACATGA
- a CDS encoding ABC transporter ATP-binding protein: protein MSIKVEDLTYSYGHKNVLDRVEIQLKRKSFTGIIGPNGCGKSTLLKCIYRVLKPQIGTIWLEDKLLNSYSVKESSKYISVMAQHNSYQFDFKVKDIVMMGRAPHKRLLERDTLKDYQIVEKVLESVNMLEFLEREFATLSGGEQQRVLLARALAQDARTLILDEPTNHLDITYQLQLMRILKKQDITIFAAMHDLNIAAMYCDYLYIMKAGKVIAQGETKKILTPEKIFEVYQVESQIVQDKNGKLHILFTGDQL, encoded by the coding sequence ATGAGTATAAAGGTAGAAGACTTAACCTATTCCTATGGACATAAAAATGTATTAGATCGTGTGGAAATTCAGTTAAAAAGGAAAAGTTTTACCGGAATAATCGGTCCAAATGGATGTGGGAAATCAACCTTATTAAAATGTATTTACCGTGTACTTAAACCTCAAATAGGGACCATATGGCTGGAAGATAAACTTCTAAATAGTTATAGCGTAAAAGAATCATCAAAGTATATATCAGTTATGGCTCAGCACAATTCATACCAGTTTGATTTTAAAGTAAAAGATATTGTAATGATGGGAAGAGCCCCACATAAAAGACTGCTGGAAAGAGATACTCTAAAAGATTACCAAATTGTTGAAAAAGTTTTGGAGAGTGTGAATATGTTGGAATTTTTGGAAAGAGAATTTGCAACATTATCTGGCGGGGAACAACAAAGGGTACTCTTAGCAAGGGCATTAGCTCAAGACGCGAGGACACTCATACTCGATGAGCCAACCAATCATTTGGATATTACATATCAACTGCAATTAATGAGAATCTTAAAAAAACAAGATATCACCATATTTGCTGCTATGCATGATTTAAATATTGCCGCCATGTACTGTGATTACCTATATATTATGAAAGCAGGAAAAGTAATCGCACAGGGTGAAACAAAAAAGATATTAACCCCAGAGAAAATTTTTGAAGTTTATCAGGTTGAATCGCAAATAGTACAGGATAAGAATGGGAAACTTCATATATTATTTACAGGAGACCAGCTATAA
- a CDS encoding CGGC domain-containing protein, translating into MTNSPKLITQEKMGIKIGILHCLEATKVCAGCGCLNAFNLKKGSFTEYAKEDVLAAYFTCNGCKEQNWASPTEDMGMIEKVERLQSEGIDVVHVGVCCENADGSFCERIVEIVEMIKLKGIRIKNRTHM; encoded by the coding sequence ATGACTAATAGCCCTAAATTAATCACACAAGAAAAAATGGGAATAAAAATAGGTATATTACATTGCTTAGAGGCTACTAAGGTATGTGCCGGATGTGGATGTCTAAATGCTTTTAATCTAAAGAAAGGAAGTTTTACAGAATATGCGAAGGAAGATGTACTTGCAGCATATTTTACTTGTAATGGATGTAAAGAACAAAATTGGGCTTCTCCAACAGAAGATATGGGAATGATAGAAAAAGTAGAAAGGTTACAATCAGAAGGAATAGATGTGGTGCATGTTGGAGTCTGTTGTGAAAATGCAGATGGAAGTTTTTGTGAAAGAATAGTAGAAATTGTTGAAATGATAAAGCTAAAAGGGATTCGGATAAAAAACAGGACTCACATGTAA
- a CDS encoding LysM peptidoglycan-binding domain-containing protein, with product MIIHVVQPNETIYSISEYYKIPIGRLILENGITNPDNLAIGQTIVIVQPETLYTVQPGDTLESIAEQHGTTPMELLRNNPYLSDREYLYAGETIVISYQTNKTRTIATNGYIFPHIEKSVLIKTLPFLSYLTIFNYRAASDGEIISNADDTELIQLAKSYGTAPMMFVSTMTGEGIISREVTYDILNNPSVQNLLIDNVLQILRAKGFYGINIYVETITFDNINYLAEYLKRAAAIFHSEGFRVMITVTPATSIATPDISFEKIDYSKLSDFVDGIIISSYDWARYYSYPNAILPINIIRKLLDYMVSIIPPEKIFLGITALGYDWTLPYIPGATEATVITYNSAVEIASDNGIPIQFNEIAQAPYFYYMDSDEILHVIWTKDARSFNARVGLVEEYDIQGLSFWTVMKFDAQMWFIINTQYHIQKL from the coding sequence ATGATCATACACGTTGTCCAACCCAATGAAACCATCTATTCTATATCAGAGTATTATAAAATCCCTATTGGCCGATTGATATTGGAAAATGGAATTACAAACCCTGATAATTTAGCAATCGGCCAAACCATCGTGATTGTACAACCGGAAACACTCTATACCGTCCAACCTGGCGACACTTTGGAGAGTATTGCAGAGCAGCACGGTACTACACCCATGGAATTATTAAGAAATAATCCCTATCTATCCGATAGAGAATATCTGTACGCTGGTGAAACTATAGTAATAAGCTATCAAACCAATAAAACAAGAACAATTGCCACTAATGGTTATATCTTTCCTCATATAGAAAAATCTGTTTTAATAAAAACACTTCCTTTTTTATCTTATCTGACCATATTTAATTACAGGGCTGCAAGTGACGGAGAAATTATCTCCAATGCTGACGATACTGAACTTATCCAGCTGGCTAAATCTTACGGTACCGCGCCCATGATGTTTGTTTCCACTATGACAGGAGAGGGAATCATTAGCCGTGAAGTGACCTATGATATTTTAAATAATCCTTCTGTGCAGAATCTCCTGATTGATAATGTTCTTCAAATACTAAGAGCGAAAGGATTTTATGGTATAAACATATATGTTGAAACTATAACCTTTGATAACATAAATTACCTTGCAGAATATTTAAAAAGGGCCGCTGCAATATTTCATTCAGAAGGTTTCAGGGTGATGATTACCGTTACGCCTGCTACAAGTATTGCTACACCTGACATTAGTTTCGAAAAAATAGACTATTCAAAATTATCTGACTTTGTAGATGGAATCATAATTTCTTCCTATGATTGGGCAAGGTATTACAGCTATCCAAACGCAATTCTTCCGATTAATATAATAAGAAAATTGTTAGATTACATGGTTAGTATTATTCCCCCTGAAAAAATTTTTCTGGGAATCACTGCCCTGGGTTATGATTGGACACTTCCCTATATTCCCGGTGCCACAGAAGCAACTGTAATAACTTATAATAGTGCGGTAGAAATTGCCTCGGATAATGGTATACCAATACAATTTAACGAAATAGCACAGGCACCTTACTTCTACTATATGGATAGTGATGAGATTCTTCATGTAATATGGACTAAAGATGCAAGAAGCTTTAACGCAAGGGTTGGACTGGTAGAAGAATATGATATCCAGGGCTTATCTTTTTGGACTGTTATGAAATTCGATGCACAAATGTGGTTTATTATTAATACTCAATACCATATTCAGAAACTTTAA
- a CDS encoding alpha/beta hydrolase yields MPKTAILKNRRSISASFSEFILFIFLLSCIVEAVDYYTTPRGQCPNSPNMLKFTSLASVLGFDAFNLAETLLIQPLQIIIGNKQGAFGSFRDGHEFYNRAASNKKDLFILEGESHYDLYDQPEPVRQAVEKLVVFYKENL; encoded by the coding sequence ATGCCTAAGACAGCCATACTTAAAAATCGCAGAAGTATTTCAGCATCCTTTTCAGAGTTTATCTTATTTATCTTTTTACTAAGCTGCATTGTGGAGGCTGTAGATTATTATACAACACCGAGGGGACAGTGCCCTAACTCTCCAAACATGCTGAAATTTACGAGCTTAGCTTCTGTATTAGGTTTTGACGCTTTCAATCTAGCCGAAACACTGCTGATTCAGCCATTACAAATCATAATAGGTAATAAGCAAGGCGCATTTGGTTCCTTCAGAGATGGTCATGAGTTTTATAATAGAGCAGCATCAAATAAAAAGGATTTATTTATTCTTGAAGGTGAAAGTCACTATGATTTATATGACCAGCCAGAACCAGTCAGACAAGCCGTTGAAAAGTTAGTTGTATTCTATAAAGAAAATCTCTAA
- a CDS encoding DUF2200 domain-containing protein: protein MTNERVYKMAFSTVYPLLVQKAERKGRTKSEVDAVICWLTGYDDSGLKAQIMKNIDYETFFNEAPQINPNATKISGVICGHRVEEIKEPLMQKIRWLDKLVDELAKGKPMEKILRS from the coding sequence ATGACAAACGAGCGCGTATACAAGATGGCGTTTTCGACGGTCTACCCGTTACTTGTTCAAAAGGCGGAGCGTAAAGGGCGCACTAAATCCGAGGTTGATGCTGTGATTTGTTGGCTGACAGGGTATGACGATTCTGGTCTGAAAGCACAAATTATGAAAAATATTGATTACGAAACCTTCTTTAACGAAGCTCCACAGATAAACCCCAACGCCACCAAAATTTCAGGAGTGATTTGCGGGCACCGCGTTGAGGAAATCAAAGAACCGCTTATGCAGAAAATCAGGTGGCTTGACAAACTGGTGGACGAATTGGCAAAAGGTAAGCCAATGGAGAAGATTTTAAGAAGCTGA
- a CDS encoding AraC family transcriptional regulator, with translation MEAQTALNILKQAYRLSPFRVNNVIRFVKQPSDKPTSYQTIHGAFIFPLEGEAEIRFDDKCFLAKPGTVVHGCPGCQLAFHVSGENPFTHINIYYHQISSNLLFSIPIDLPAVSPVLQELADANEEIDIHSILQKQLLSRQIFQSIFFNGEKDNSAEDYRIVKELVDYIEDNCRSPLTMEDLANYIGKSKSQLSYLFYKYTQCRPIDFLIDYRINMAAKLLREQGCTVTEAADAVGYADPLHFSRLFKKRTGYAPSQIQRKNGG, from the coding sequence ATGGAGGCTCAAACTGCTCTGAATATACTGAAACAGGCCTATCGGCTTTCTCCGTTCCGCGTAAATAATGTAATACGATTTGTGAAGCAGCCATCAGACAAGCCTACCTCTTACCAAACCATACACGGGGCATTTATCTTTCCCCTTGAGGGAGAAGCAGAAATAAGGTTTGATGATAAATGCTTTCTTGCAAAACCGGGAACAGTGGTGCATGGCTGCCCGGGGTGTCAGCTTGCCTTTCATGTATCAGGAGAGAATCCGTTTACTCATATCAATATTTATTACCATCAAATAAGCAGTAATTTATTGTTTTCCATACCCATTGATCTGCCTGCTGTTTCTCCGGTTTTGCAGGAGCTGGCTGATGCCAATGAAGAGATAGACATACATTCTATCCTTCAAAAGCAGTTACTGTCCCGGCAAATTTTTCAGAGTATTTTTTTCAACGGTGAAAAAGATAATTCTGCCGAAGATTACCGCATCGTAAAAGAGCTTGTGGACTATATAGAAGATAACTGCAGAAGTCCACTGACAATGGAGGATCTGGCAAATTATATCGGGAAAAGCAAGTCACAGCTCTCCTATCTTTTTTATAAATATACCCAGTGCCGGCCCATTGATTTTCTTATAGATTACAGGATTAATATGGCCGCTAAGCTTTTGCGTGAACAGGGTTGTACCGTGACCGAGGCTGCGGATGCTGTGGGATATGCCGATCCGCTTCATTTCAGCCGTTTATTCAAAAAACGCACCGGCTATGCGCCAAGCCAGATACAAAGAAAAAATGGAGGGTAA